A stretch of Channa argus isolate prfri chromosome 16, Channa argus male v1.0, whole genome shotgun sequence DNA encodes these proteins:
- the LOC137100961 gene encoding protein unc-79 homolog isoform X4, with protein MSTKAEQFASKIRYLQEYHNRVQHNIYPVPSGTDIANTLKYFSQTLLSILSRTGRKENQEASNLAVPMTMCLFPVPFPLTPSLRPQVSSINPTVTRSLLYSVLRDAPSDRGGQGQQSRDAQLSEYPSLDYQGLYVTLVTLLDLVPLLQHGQHDLGQSIFYTTACLLPFLSDDILSTLPYTMISTLATFPPFLHKDIIEYLSTSFLPMAILGSTRREAGVPAYVNLSASSMLMIAMQYTSNPVYHCQLLECLMKHKQEVWKDLLYVISYGPSQVKPPAVQMLFHYWPNLKPPGAISEYRGLQYTAWNPIHCQHIECHNAINKPAVKMCIDPTLSVALGDKPPPLYICEECSQRIAGDHAEWLVDVLLPQAEISAICQKKNCSSHVRRAVVTCFSAGCCGRHGNRPVRYCKRCHVNHHSSEVGAAAETHLYQTSPPPINTRECGAEELVCTVEAVISLLKEAEIHAEQREFELNRRRQMGLSASHHSLDNIEFDNKEDDQHDQRLLSQFGIWFLVSLCTPNENTPTESLARLVSMVFQWFHSTAYMMDDEVGSLVEKLKPQFVTKWLKTVCEVRFDVMVMCLLPKPAEFARVGGYWDKSCSTVTQLKEGLNRILCLIPYNVISQPLWECFMPEWLEAIRTEVPDHQLKEFREVLSKMFDIELCPLPFSMEEMFGFISCRFSGYPASVQEQALLWLHVLSELDIVVPLQLLIGMFSDGVNSLKELANQRKARVSDLTGNTGTRRSCVLRLQVSVVSDPGRRGQHNTLSPFPSPFRSPFRSPLRCSPFKNLGHATGHCALDLDCDDDDMNLGCFILMFDLILKQMELQDDGVMLGLDSSLGKDIVGIINNVFQAPWGGSHTCQKDEKALECSLCQSSILCYQLGCELLERLTPREEIRLVEPTDNLEETLLMPQPGFCFGVENESEEGDNPSGTNTDNPTMKNNSDKKFSYQQLPVSLKLIYTILQEMSKFEEPDILFNMLNCLKILCLQGECLYIARKDHPQFLAYIQEKMLIPCLWSMLKSEFCQLAHLAVPQLLHALSLSHGADIFWNLINTNFNNKDWKIRFEAVEKVAVLCRFLDIGAVTKNHLLKYSLAHAFCCFLASVEDVNPAVATRARLLLDTIKRPALQGLCLCMDFQFDTVVRDRPVILSKLLLLHFLKKDVPALSWEFFVNRFETLSLEAQLHLDCNKEFPFPTTITAVRTNVANLSDAAMWKIRRARFARNRQKSVRSLRDSVKGQTVSKRAFSLPESLSNRLPLRLTRQEHSAPTLGDMIEKVLPARFLPHFNPDASAPLVGQTPSPEDDSIIRDLLPEDAGIDHQTVHQLIMVLMKFMSKDQSSAEADIGSAKAFNTVKRHLYVLLGYDQQEGCFMIAPQKMRTSTCFNAFIAGIAQVMDYNISLGKQLLPLVVQVLKYCTCPQLRHYFQQPPRCSLWALKPHIRQMWLKALLVILYKYPYRDMDGSKVVLHLIHITINTLNAQYHSCRPHATAGPLYSDNSNVSRYSEKEKEEDSVFDESDVHDTPTGAANKESQTFFARLKRIGGSKSVKYQPVELNAKKSEIELSEYRESSVLQDSILHCVREESTRKKRLQAMHKQKSLDISNTDSILFNLDEHRRKSCIDRCDLQAAPVILPPSSATSHSRHHGKGSSDGSSVRVEGGDPVDRRGSRGGQSDISKPVIPEVRLSCMETFEDKMDQSSLAGSIQEKDDQDLIDLSSDCTSIPEKHSLLSMSDSDSLVFEPLPPLRIVESDEEYDPNTIISSRLNGSPKVASPASSNTLRLSPVVQVSVEDCASDKTIPDLLVGEEKKPNIVTPSTSLDLPDRQENVCHESPMTLKQKRDLLRKTPRVPDTSLDDMSMTPEEVKTGTGPGTSPSGRTIFLNIPEDKAEALSLPEKSKSNSNDEEEDGDDEEDDDMGDDADSDPKPENTDDNDEAEFKIQIVPRQRKQRKIAVSAIQREYLDISFNTFDKLGGDQTAETDHKVLSLEKPRESASAPTLEAAMPETSHRSSVSTQYRQVKRGSLGTLTMSQLMKRQLEHQSSAPHNISTWETGPTKTSLLSAPSTVSMFVPAPEEFIDEQPTTMSDRCRDCAAVLEEYDEETLSLAVVVLSMFIHLSPDLAAPMLLDIMQSVGRLASSANFSGQAERYETSKQSQPMLIPGNVAGVAKQFLRCMFHQLAPNGILPQLFQSNIKDGSFLRTLASSLIDFNELSSVAALNMLLEGLNNKKNLPAGGTMLHCLDNIATFMEALPMDSPSNLWPTICNQFQTFLTKLPSVLPLKCPMDSSLRIIICLLKIPTTNATRSLLEPFSKLLSFVIQYGIFSLSYLVELCGLCYKAFNKERDKFYMSRIVVLELLQALKFKSSLPDTNLLLLVQFVCADIGTRLAESTIIQKHMISTLPGCTTAAMECMRQYISELLDFIADMHTLTKLKSHMKACCQPLHEDTFGGNLKVGLAQVAAMEISKGNHRDNKAVVRYLPWLYHPPSTMQQGPKEFIECVSHIRQLSWLLLGSLTHCSLHQGSTSCMPIPLDAGSHIADHLIVILIGFPEQSKTSVLHMCSLFHAFMFAQLWTIYCEQAAAAPSLQNQNQTEFSSIAILTGLEFWSRVTPSILQLMAHNKVMVEMVCLHVISLMEALQECNSTIFVKLIPMWLPMIQSNLKHLSAGLQLRLQAIQNRVNHQNLQGQTSGAPPFALRKWLQCTQFKMAQVEIQSSEAASQFYPM; from the exons ATGTCTACGAAGGCAGAGCAGT TTGCCTCTAAGATACGATACTTGCAAGAGTATCACAACCGAGTGCAACACAATATTTACCCTGTGCCCTCCGGAACAGACAttgcaaacacactgaaatactTTTCCCAAACCCTGCTCAG CATTCTGTCCCGCACAGGCAGGAAGGAGAACCAGGAAGCTTCCAATTTGGCCGTGCCCATGACCATGTGTCTTTTTCCTGTGCCATTCCCACTCACCCCATCTCTAAGACCACAAGTCAGTTCCATCAACCCTACAGTTACTCGCTCCCTCCTTTACAGCGTTCTGCGCGATGCCCCATCAGACCGCGGGGGGCAGGGGCAGCAGAGTCGGGACGCTCAGCTCTCAGAGTACCCCTCTCTGGACTATCAGGGCCTCTATGTGACCCTCGTGACCCTGCTTGACCTGGTGCCCCTGCTGCAGCACGGTCAGCATG ATCTGGGACAGTCCATATTTTACACAACAGCTTGCCTCCTGCCATTTCTCAGTGATGACATTCTCAGCACTTTGCCCTACACTATGATCTCCACCTTAGCCACATTTCCCCCTTTCCTCCACAAAGACATCATTGAGTACCTGAGCACCTCTTTCCTCCCTATGGCTATAT TGGGCTCCACTCGGAGGGAGGCTGGAGTTCCGGCCTATGTCAATTTATCTGCTTCCTCTATGCTCATGATTGCAATGCAATACACCTCAAATCCAG TATATCACTGTCAATTGTTGGAGTGTCTAATGAAGCACAAGCAGGAAGTGTGGAAG GACCTTCTTTATGTCATATCTTATGGCCCGTCACAAGTAAAGCCTCCAGCTGTGCAGATGCTGTTTCATTACTGGCCCAACCTGAAGCCACCAGGAGCCATCAGTGAATATAGAGGCCTGCAGTACACAG CCTGGAACCCTATCCACTGTCAACATATTGAGTGCCACAACGCCATCAATAAACCTGCTGTAAAG ATGTGCATAGACCCAACTCTTTCTGTTGCACTGGGAGACAAGCCCCCCCCTCTTTACATATGTGAGGAGTGCAGCCAGAGGATAGCTGG AGACCACGCTGAATGGCTAGTTGATGTACTCCTGCCCCAAG CAGAAATATCTGCCATTTGTCAAAAGAAG AACTGTAGCTCTCATGTTAGGAGGGCTGTGGTCACCTGCTTCTCAGCTGGCTGCTGTGGGCGCCATGGCAACCGGCCTGTCCGCTACTGCAAGCGTTGCCATGTCAACCACCACAGCAGCGAGGTGGGGGCTGCGGCGGAGACCCATCTTTACCAGACCTCGCCCCCACCCATCAACACGCGGGAGTGTGGAGCCGAGGAGCTTGTGTGCACAGTGGAAGCTGTTATTAG CCTTCTCAAAGAGGCAGAAATTCATGCAGAACAACGTGAGTTTGAGCTGAACAGGCGTCGTCAGATGGGCCTGTCCGCCTCCCACCATTCTCTGGACAACATTGAGTTCGATAACAAGGAGGATGACCAGCATGACCAGCGCCTCCTCAGTCAGTTTGGGATCTGGTTCCTG GTGAGCCTGTGTACTCCTAATGAGAACACACCCACAGAGAGTCTGGCTCGTCTTGTGAGCATGGTCTTTCAGTGGTTTCACTCCACCGCCTACATGATGGATGATGAGGTTGGAAGCCTGGTAGAGAAGCTCAAGCCTCAGTTCGTCACCAAGTGGCTGAAGACAGTGTGTGAAGTGCGCTTTGATGTGATGGTTATGTGTCTGCTGCCTAAACCCGCTGAATTTGCCAGG GTGGGAGGTTACTGGGACAAATCATGTAGCACGGTGACTCAGCTGAAGGAGGGCCTGAACCGCATCCTGTGTCTGATACCTTATAATGTTATCAGTCAGCCACTGTGGGAGTGCTTTATGCCTGAATGGCTGGAGGCCATCCGTACTGAAGTGCCCGACCACCAGCTCAAAGAGTTTCGCGAAGTACTCAG CAAGATGTTTGATATTGAGCTGTGCCCCCTGCCTTTCTCCATGGAGGAAATGTTTGGCTTCATAAGCTGCAGATTCTCTGGCTACCCAGCATCTGTACAAGAGCAGGCTTTGCTGTGGCTACAT GTGTTGTCAGAACTGGACATTGTGGTTCCTCTTCAGCTGCTCATTGGGATGTTCTCAGATGGAGTGAACTCACTGAAGGAGCTGGCCAATCAGAGAAAGGCACGTGTCTCAGATCTGACTGGCAACACTGGAACTCGAAGG TCATGTGTGCTTCGCCTGCAGGTGAGTGTGGTATCTGACCCAGGACGCCGTGGGCAACACAACACCCTCAGCCCTTTCCCCAGCCCCTTCAGGAGCCCATTCCGCAGCCCCCTACGCTGCAGCCCCTTTAAAAACCTGGGTCACGCTACTGGCCACTGCGCCCTGGATCTtgattgtgatgatgatgacatgaATCTTGGCTGCTTCATCCTCATGTTTGACCTCATCCTTAAGCAG ATGGAGCTCCAGGATGATGGTGTGATGCTGGGTCTAGACAGCAGCCTGGGGAAGGATATCGTAGGCATTATCAACAACGTCTTCCAGGCCCCATGGGGGGGCTCACATACCTGTCAGAAGGATGAGAAGGCCCTAGAGTGCAGTCTGTGCCAATCCAGCATCTTGTGCTACCAGCTGGGCTGTGAGCTCCTGGAGAGGCTGACCCCCCGGGAAGAGATACGTCTGGTG GAGCCCACAGATAATTTGGAGGAAACCTTGCTCATGCCTCAACCAGGTTTCTGCTTCGGGGTGGAGAATGAAAGTGAGGAAGGAGACAACCCAAGTGGCACAAACACTGACAACCCAA CGATGAAGAACAACTCTGATAAGAAGTTCTCCTACCAGCAGCTGCCTGTCTCCTTGAAGCTTATATACACCATTCTGCAG GAAATGTCAAAGTTCGAGGAGCCTGACATCCTGTTCAACATGCTCAACTGTCTGAAGATCCTGTGTCTGCAAGGAGAGTGTTTGTACATTGCACGTAAGGATCATCCCCAGTTCCTGGCCTATATCCAGGAGAAGATGCTCATCCCGTG tctgTGGTCCATGTTGAAGTCTGAGTTTTGCCAGTTAGCCCATCTGGCTGTCCCTCAGCTCCTTCATGCTCTCTCTTTATCCCATGGGGCCGACATTTTCTGGAACCTCATCAACACAAACTTCAACAACAAAGACTGGAAAATACGATTTGAAGCAG TTGAGAAGGTAGCAGTGTTGTGTCGGTTCCTGGATATTGGTGCAGTGACAAAAAACCACCTGCTGAAATATTCCCTGGCCCATGCTTTCTGCTGCTTCCTGGCGTCTGTGGAAGATGTCAACCCGGCTGTGGCCACCCGGGCCAGACTCCTGCTGGACACCATCAAGAGGCCGGCTCTGCAG GGGTTATGCCTGTGCATGGATTTCCAGTTTGACACTGTGGTGAGGGATCGACCAGTCATTCTCAGCAAACTCCTGCTGTTGCACTTCCTAAAGAAAGACGTTCCTGCACTCAGCTGGGAGTTTTTTGTAAACCGTTTTGAAACATTATCTCTGGAGGCTCAGTTACACCTGGACTGCAACAAGGAATTCCCTTTCCCAACTA CCATCACAGCTGTAAGAACCAATGTAGCCAACCTCAGCGATGCAGCGATGTGGAAGATACGACGAGCTCGTTTTGCCAGGAATCGGCAGAAGAGCGTACGTTCCCTGCGTGACAGTGTAAAGGGACAGACAGTGTCTAAACGGGCTTTTTCACTCCCTGAGTCACTGAGCAACCGTCTTC CTCTAAGGCTTACGAGGCAAGAGCACTCTGCCCCGACACTGGGAGATATGATAGAGAAAGTCCTGCCAG CACGTTTCCTCCCGCACTTTAACCCTGACGCTTCAGCCCCTCTTGTAGGCCAGACCCCCTCTCCAGAGGACGACAGCATCATCAGAGACCTGCTTCCTGAGGACGCCGGCATAGATCACCAGACGGTACACCAGCTGATCATGGTGCTCATGAAATTTATGTCCAAAGACCAAAGCAGCGCCGAAGCCGACATCGGCAGTGCCAAAGCTTTCAACACTGTTAAGCGTCACCTGTATGTGCTGCTGGGCTACGACCAACAGGAGGGCTGCTTCATGATTGCACCTCAGAAGATGCGCACCTCCACCTGCTTCAACGCCTTCATCGCTGGCATTGCACAA GTGATGGACTACAACATTAGTTTGGGGAAGCAGCTGCTCCCTCTGGTGGTCCAGGTGTTGAAGTACTGCACATGTCCTCAGCTGAGACACTATTTCCAACAACCACCTCGGTGCTCTCTTTGGGCCCTGAAGCCACACATCAGACAGATGTGGCTTAAAGCCCTGCTAGTTATTCTCTATAAG TACCCATATAGAGACATGGATGGCAGTAAAGTGGTCCTCCATCTGATCCACATTACCATCAACACCCTGAATGCCCAGTATCACAGCTGCCGTCCCCATGCCACAGCCGGACCCCTCTACAGTGATAACTCCAACGTGAGCCGCTACAGTGAGAAGGAAAAAG aAGAGGACAGCGTATTCGATGAGTCAGATGTTCACGACACGCCGACCGGTGCTGCTAACAAGGAGTCACAGACCTTCTTTGCCCGCCTCAAGAGGATTGGTGGCAGCAAATCTGTGAAGTACCAGCCAGTAGAGCTGAATGCCAAGAAAA GTGAAATTGAGCTGTCAGAGTACCGTGAATCCAGTGTCCTTCAGGACAGCATTCTGCACTGCGTGAGGGAGGAAAGCACCCGAAAGAAGCGGCTGCAGGCCATGCACAAGCAGAAGTCTCTGGATATTTCTAACACAGACTCCATCCTCTTCAATCTCGATGAACACAGACGGAAATCCTGCATTGATCGCTGTGACTTGCAGGCAGCCCCTGTGATCCTTCCCCCGTCCTCGGCCACATCCCACAGCAGACATCATGGCAAAGGGTCCTCAGATGGCTCTTCAGTTCGGGTGGAGGGCGGTGATCCTGTGGACCGACGAGGCTCTCGAGGTGGCCAGTCTGACATCTCCAAGCCTGTCATTCCAGAGGTCCGTCTAAGCTGCATGGAGACCTTTGAGGACAAGATGGACCAGAGCTCCCTTGCGGGATCAATTCAGGAGAAGGACGACCAAGATCTTATCGATCTCTCCTCTGATTGCACATCCATTCCAGAAAAACACTCCTTACTCTCCATGTCTGATAGCGACTCCTTAGTGTTTGAACCATTACCTCCTTTGAGGATTGTGGAGAGCGATGAGGAATATGACCCTAACACTATCATAAGCTCCAGACTTAATGGCAGTCCAAAGGTCGCTTCTCCTGCCAGCAGTAACACCCTAAGACTGTCTCCAGTGGTTCAGGTAAGTGTAGAGGACTGTGCCAGTGACAAGACCATCCCTGACCTTTTGGTAGGAGAAGAAAAGAAGCCAAACATAGTGACTCCCAGCACCTCGCTGGACCTTCCTGACCGGCAGGAAAATGTCTGCCATGAAAGCCCCATGACCCTGAAGCAGAAGAGAGACCTACTGAGGAAGACCCCGCGTGTCCCTGACACCTCATTAGATGACATGTCAATGACTCCCGAAGAGGTGAAAACTGGGACAGGGCCTGGGACAAGTCCTTCTGGAAGGACCATTTTCTTAAACATCCCAGAAGACAAAGCTGAGGCTCTTTCATTACCGGAGAAAAGCAAGAGCAACAGTAACgatgaagaagaagatggtgatgatgaagaggatgacGACATGGGCGATGACGCAGACAGTGACCCCAAACCTGAGAATACAGACGACAATGACGAGGCAGAGTTTAAAATTCAGATTGTTCCCCGACAGCGGAAGCAGAGGAAGATAGCTGTCAGCGCAATCCAGAGAGAATACTTGGACATCTCATTCAACACATTCGACAAGCTGGGTGGGGACCAGACTGCAGAAACTG ATCACAAAGTTTTGTCACTGGAAAAGCCACGTGAATCTGCCTCAGCCCCAACACTTGAAGCTGCTATGCCTGAAACAAGCCACCGCTCTTCAGTATCAA CTCAGTACCGTCAAGTGAAGCGCGGCTCACTGGGAACTCTGACTATGAGCCAGCTAATGAAGAGACAGCTAGAGCATCAATCCAGCGCACCACACAATATCAGCACCTGGGAAACAG GTCCTACAAAAACTAGTCTACTCTCTGCACCAAGCACAGTCAGCATGTTTGTTCCTGCACCTGAAGAGTTCATTGATGAGCAGCCTACCACAATGTCTGACAG ATGTCGGGACTGCGCGGCTGTGCTGGAGGAATATGACGAGGAGACACTCAGCCTTGCAGTGGTTGTTCTTTCCATGTTCATCCACCTCAGCCCCGATCTGGCAGCTCCCATGCTTCTCGACATCATGCAGTCTGTGGGCAG GTTGGCATCTAGTGCCAATTTTTCTGGACAAGCTGAGAGGTATGAGACTTCAAAGCAGTCACAGCC TATGTTGATCCCAGGGAATGTAGCAGGTGTAGCCAAGCAGTTCCTGCGCTGTATGTTTCACCAGCTGGCTCCTAATGGCATCTTGCCCCAGCTTTTCCAGAGTAACATCAAAG ATGGAAGTTTCCTGCGAACACTTGCATCTTCGCTGATAGATTTCAATGAGCTGAGTTCTGTTGCCGCACTCAATATGCTGCTAGAG GGCCTGAACAACAAGAAGAATTTACCAGCAGGGGGCACAATGCTGCACTGTCTGGACAACATTGCCACCTTCATGGAGGCTCTCCCCATGGATTCTCCTAGCAACCTGTGGCCAACCATCTGCAACCAGTTCCAGACTTTCCTTACAAAGCTGCCCTCTGTGCTTCCTCTGAAG TGCCCCATGGATTCCAGCTTGAGGATTATCATTTGTCTCCTGAAAATCCCAACTACAAATGCTACTCGG AGCCTCCTGGAGCCCTTCTCCAAGCTGCTGAGTTTTGTAATCCAGTATGGCATATTTAGTCTCTCCTACCTCGTAGAACTATGTGGACTGTGTTACAAAGCCTTCAATAAG GAGAGAGATAAGTTCTACATGTCTCGCATTGTGGTGTTAGAGCTTCTCCAGGCTCTCAAGTTCAAGTCTTCTCTGCCAGACACAAACTTGTTACTGCTGGTCCAG tttgtttgtgCAGATATCGGTACTCGGCTAGCAGAATCCACCATCATCCAAAAGCACATGATCTCAACACTGCCGGGG TGCACAACAGCAGCAATGGAATGCATGAGGCAATACATAAGTGAGCTCTTGGACTTCATTGCAGATATGCACACGCTAACCAAACTTAAA AGCCATATGAAGGCTTGTTGTCAGCCACTGCATGAGGACACTTTTGGTGGGAAcctgaaagtgggtttggcacAAGTTGCTGCCATGGAGATCAGTAAAGGAAATCACCGTGATAACAAAGCTGTGGTTCGATATCTTCCCTGGCTTTATCATCCACCATCCACCATGCAACAAgg gcCAAAAGAATTCATTGAGTGTGTGTCCCACATCCGTCAGCTGTCCTGGCTTCTTTTGGGCTCCCTGACACACTGTTCCCTACACCAGGGCTCCACCTCCTGCATGCCCATCCCTCTAGATGCTGGCTCCCACATCGCAGATCATCTTATTGTCATCCTCATTGGCTTCCCAGAACAGTCCAAG ACATCGGTGCTGCACATGTGCTCTCTGTTCCACGCCTTCATGTTCGCACAGCTGTGGACAATCTACTGCGAGCAGGCAGCTGCTGCTCCATCCCTGCAGAACCAGAACCAGACAGAGTTTTCTTCAATCGCCATCCTCACTGGCCTAGAGTTTTGGAGTCGGGTTACACCCAGCATCCTGCAGCTCATGGCACACAATAAAGTG